One window of Elaeis guineensis isolate ETL-2024a chromosome 11, EG11, whole genome shotgun sequence genomic DNA carries:
- the LOC105054170 gene encoding glutathione S-transferase U17-like, with the protein MAAAGDHEVKLLGFWASPFVMRVSIALNLKSVGYERLDEVLGSKSEVLLKSNPVYKRIPVLIHEGKPICESMIIVEYVDEVWAGMGPSIVPSDPYDRAIARFWATYIDDKLASAIWIILGKLEGNKEEAVEQIAAMLPLLEDRFKNCSRGKDFFGGDTIGYLDIALGCYLGWIRAVEEIVGVKLLDEKKTPLLVGWSERFCVDGAVMNVMPRADDLVELSKVM; encoded by the exons ATGGCAGCAGCAGGAGATCACGAGGTGAAGTTGCTGGGGTTTTGGGCGAGTCCCTTCGTCATGAGGGTGAGCATCGCCCTGAACCTCAAGAGCGTAGGCTACGAGCGTTTGGATGAGGTGTTGGGGAGCAAGAGCGAGGTTCTCCTCAAGTCCAACCCAGTCTACAAGAGGATCCCTGTCCTCATCCACGAGGGCAAACCCATTTGCGAGTCCATGATCATAGTCGAGTATGTGGATGAAGTCTGGGCCGGCATGGGGCCTTCCATTGTCCCCTCTGACCCATATGATCGTGCCATTGCTCGCTTCTGGGCCACCTACATCGATGACAAG CTTGCTTCTGCGATCTGGATCATACTCGGAAAGCTTGAAGGGAACAAGGAAGAAGCAGTGGAACAAATAGCCGCCATGCTCCCACTCCTCGAGGATCGTTTCAAGAATTGCAGCAGAGGGAAGGACTTCTTCGGAGGGGATACCATCGGCTACTTGGACATCGCACTTGGTTGCTATTTGGGGTGGATCAGGGCTGTGGAGGAGATAGTTGGTGTCAAGCTGCTGGACGAGAAAAAGACTCCTCTTTTGGTGGGATGGTCTGAGCGTTTCTGTGTGGATGGTGCTGTGATGAACGTGATGCCAAGGGCTGATGATTTGGTCGAACTCAGTAAAGTGATGTGA